The following DNA comes from Triticum aestivum cultivar Chinese Spring chromosome 3D, IWGSC CS RefSeq v2.1, whole genome shotgun sequence.
ACTGTACTTCTTCTCCGTGTGGACACGCGCTATGGCCATCCATCTAGTCGTCTCTGGCGGCAATGGATCTTCCTTctccaccaccacatcatccatgtCCTCCTCCTGGAGGCCCAGCTCGCTCATCAACACTTCCAGGTCCCGTGTCTTGGAGttcgacgccgacgccgccatgTTGTTCCCTGACCCGAGAAGATTTTTCGATCGGGTGTTCGGCCAAAGCCCTAGCCTAACCCCGAACCAAAGAGACGGACGCCAAGACCGGGCAGCGCTGCCAGAGCGCCCCTTGATCGGTCCGAGCGCAGCCCTTCGGCGGAGACGGAGGAAGGGTAGCGGGAACCCTACGGTGACGATCGAGTCGCCGCGAGGGGAGAAGAAACCCTAGCGAGATGGTATCCACGTAGGATCCTTGCTGCTTGATGGATGGATAGCGCGGGTGCAATTGTTCATAAAAGTTTCGCGCTGTAACACGGAagcaatttttttggatttttttcgcGCTATATATAGGCTACGTGTTTCTGGGCCGGCCCACGAGGTACGCCAGTTCCATAAACCGGCGCATAAAATGTCAAAAGAAAAGACAAAGGCAGAGGTATTGCTCGTTTTCTGATTCTCCCCAAACCCGAACGCACGCGCAGCCGCCGCTGGCGCTGCTCGCCTGTCCCCGCCTCCCCCCATCCCGCGGTccgccggcgctgctcctacgGCCCCATCTCCAAGGCTGTCGCCGTCTGGCGGCTAGCCCAGTCCCCGGTCGCCGTGTTGCAGGCTTTGGTCCATCTCGGTTCAGGTGAAATTTCAGGCAGCCTGCAGCCGGCAACGGTTTTACATACTCCAGTGCTTGCTAGTAATATTTCGTATCATGTGTGTGCGCCCAGTGCCCAAGTGTGTCATGCTTTGGTGCTCGAATTGAACAGCAGACGTAGAGATTCTGTTATGCGTGATTGTGCAGGACACTTTTGTTGTCAATTGTTGAGAAATTGTCAAATAGAAGATGAAACAGACCATTGATTTGGTACTAGCAAGCATCTCTGTATTGCATTACTAGCAAGCATCTTTCTATTGTATTACTGGCAAGCATTCTCCAGCTGACAATACAAAATCGTCTTGCACAGTACTATTACTAACCGTGCCTTCTCTGTTGCTGTAGGGACAGTTAAGCCATTGGCCGTCCAAGCTTGGCGTGCAGTCGGAATCTCCTTAAGTTGATGTTCGTGTGCAAGCATGCTGGAGGAGACGCTGCAGGGTTAGTAATGCAGCCACAATCTGCTTATGATACGCATAAAGCTCTGAGTCCAGTGGATCAGTAAATCTTCCTTCATGATAAGCATAACTAACTCAAGACCTCGGTTTCCCTTCACCAGGTGTGAGTTTAGCTGTTCATGCTTCTAGGCCTCTCCAAACGGAGGCGTGGCACGACTTCCTGCGCTCGCCGTTGGGTTTGCCCATGGACAACTTCGGCCATGCACAAGCACAGACATCTACTCTGGTACCATTTCAGCAGCCATTTACCATCATTGTCATCGATTCGTCTGTGTGTGGCGAATTTTGGCAGTCACTTACCATCTGAGAGATCAACAAAGCAAGAGGGGCGCGGCATACATGATGCATTGAGAGTTTTGCACCTGGTGCCAGGGAAGGCATATAATGGCAAAGAGGAAGGTTTGTCTCATCACCGCATTATCAATGATTGTATGCATGACATCTTGGGAGTTCAGTTAGGAAATCATGGTATGCATAATGGAGAAGTGCGGTTCGCTAGCTCAAGCAATAACACAGAGCAAATTTTACCTGATACCATTGATTCTCATGATATCTCTGCTTCTCCTTCCATGAATAAACTCGCAAAGGGAAACAAGTTTGTGCTACTTGTGGAGTTGCATAGGAAAGGAATAAGTGCCGATATATCTATTTTAGCATCTGCCATGAGCTTTTGTGCTGTTAAGCAATCCATTAGGACAGGTGCTCAGCTCCATGCTCTACTGGTGAAAGTTGGTTATGAATTGTCGGTACTTTCTGGTACTTCTCTGATTAGCTTATATGCAAGATGTTCTCAGCTGGAGAATGCTTGTCAGGTTTTTCAGAGCATGCCAATAAAAAATACTGTGTCGTGGACAGCACTCATTTCTGGTTATGCACAGGATAATCAGGTTGAGCCATGCCTCAAGGTATTTCAGCTGATGAGGCAGTCAGCGTGCAGACCTAATGACATCACATTTGCCACTATCTTCAGTGTGTGCACTAATCACGCACTTCTTGCACTTGGTAAGAGTGTTCACGGTCTAGAACTAAGAATGGGTTTTGATTTGTGTGTGCATGTCTCGAATGCACTGATATCAATGTATGCAAAGTGTGGGAATATAATTGAGGCCCAATCAATATTTGAGAGCATTGTGTGCAAGGACCTGGTTTCTTGGAACTCTATGATCTTTGGATATGCACAGCATGGCCTTGCTGAGCATTGTCTAAGCTTACTAAAAGAAATGGAGGAGGAGCACATAGTGCCTGATGTAATCTCCTTCCTTGGCATCCTGTCATCATGTCGGCATGCATGCCTTGTAGAGGAAGGCCGGCGCTGCTTCAAGGCAATGATCGGACTTGGAATAGAACCAGAGTTAGATCACTATTCGTGTATGGTAGACCTCCTCGGCCGGGCAGGATTGCTCGATGAAGCGTGGGATTTGATCCGTACAATGTCCACGCCCCCAAATGCAGTCATATGGGGTTCTCTGCTGGCTGCCTGTAGGATGCATGGAAACATTCCGATTGGCATCCATGCTGCAGAGCACCGTCTTAAGCTGGAGCCAGGTTGTGCTGCAACTCATGTACAGCTAGCAAATCTATACGCTAGCATTGATTGCTGGAGTGATGTGGCCAgagtgaggatgatgatgaaggaGGGAGGACTGAAGACGAACACTGGATGCAGCTGGATAGAAATTGGCAGTGAAGTTTATACTTTCACAGCAGAAAACAGATCTAAAAGCCACCAAATAAACAATGTCCTGGCTGTTCTTGACTTCTTGCGATCTCATATGGAATACAAATATGATGTGCTGATAGATGGTTTTGAGTTTGATGACCCTCAGTAGTTCAAGGTAAGTTTGAGCTCTGAATAAAGTATTGGGAGATGATAGATCGCCGCAGTCATTTGTATGAAGATCAAAGAGTCAATTCTATAGAAAAAGCATGACTCACACCTCAGAGACTTGCGATATGATTCGTCCGATTCGTACCTCAAAGTATTCAATATTGTACTGCATTAGAAACAGTAGAGTTTTCCCACCTGACATCTGATTTGAATTTTGATGCTCAATGTATTCTTATACGCACTTGATGTTTTAAACCAGGATACACTAGTAATTAGACTAGGCTACACTAGTAATTAGTGCGAACCATTTGGGAACTTTATATGTAAATTTGAACCAAATATAAGAAAAGGTTGGCTTGATTGACTAGATAAGGTTTGATGGATATTTTTTCTCTGCTATTTTGGATTGGTCTGAATAATGTAAATTACATCATAATTTCAGTTTGACACTTGGAAATTACTTCTTGATTGCAACTTATGGTCAAATTAATCCCCTAACCGTCCTTCTAATAATTACttcctccttcccaaaatataaagCATGGTTGATTTTTCACGGTCTTTGATGCATGGCTTTGACCATCATAAAGCATGGTGTACCCAAAATATAAAGCATTGCAGTATATATCAAAGTGCATTTATTGAACATGTATAAATAGTATTGTCATATTTGTCTTGTAAAATAATTTTAGTTCATCTGTCTTTATATTAATTTGGTAGACATGCAATAAGTAAAAGTCCTAGTCAAAGTTGTGTGATGAAGACCAAAAAAAGTCAAGCGCGCCTTATATTTTGTGAAGGGAGGAATATCTCTTAGTTGCATTCTTGTGGGTATGTTTATGGTTTTTCCTTTTAGTGGTTTTTAGAAGAAATAGATTTAATAATGGGTAATCCTCTATTTTACTTAGTTCTGTCCTACTATGTTAGTATATTTCACTACAATCTCCTCTAACCTGTAAGGCTTCATTCGGTTAGAACCCACCCTGCTGGGATCGGGGCCAAACCCCATGGTTTCATCCCACCCGGGGTTTCATCCCGGTCAATCTTATAGGTGTGTTCGGTTAAGCCCGGCGTGGATTGTAATCCTGTCTCATATAAACTGTTATATATTCAAGTATTGCTTCTGAATTTCATACACCTCCAAAACCCTCGGTTTTCACCGGGATTGTACCCCTGACTTACAATTTTATTCTAGTATTGCTTCTGAATTTCATGCACAGAGCACATTGGTAAATTGTCTAACAGTTCCATTTTGTGTAAAGCAGTACTTTCTGACCAGTGCTGCATCAGCATATGAACTGCTATATATTTCACACCATTATTGGGATGGGATCAGTGGGGATTGAGTGAGGGGTTGGGGATCACCTAGAGGATTAAATCCACtgcaaccgaacaaggcctaagccGGGTCAAAAGCCAGGCTTTTCCTTGCTAACTGAAGTAAATTGACAGCAAAGTACATAATCACAAAACTATAAAGACACTTATTGTGAATCCCAAACTTATAAACCATTGGACATGCTGTCGACCATATTTATAAACTTAACATCCAGAATACGTTGGCACCTTGCACATGAGCAGAGGGTCTAGGTCTTGACCATCAAAAGTACAAATTATTGTTGGCAAGCAACTCCATGATAGCAATCAAAGATTGTTCTTGGAGATAACATCCATTAAATCTAGTAGCTAAGACCAAAAGCATACTTCAGCGCTCAGGCATGAACAATACGACCGGTTCCGTCTAGCATTTGGTAAAGTTTCAGTCGCTTCCAACCACCGATGATGGGGAAACCGCGCGATTCAGCAGAAGAACATGGACGATGCTATCGTGGGATGCAGACGAGGCAGCTCCGGCACCGGGGCAGCCTCAGCCTGGGACGACGTCTCCGACATGTCATTGAGCCTGGTGAACTTGGCCACCTGCGCCCCGCAAGGTGTGCGTAGAAGATGGGAGCAACTGAGAGGGAAAATCAGATGATCAACCATGCCCTTTTGGCGTATGTTGCGAAATCAAGTAATGGCAAATCATGCTTACCAGCTGTGATGGCTGTGGTGCTCCTGAAACGAGTTCACAAGCATAAAAATGTCAGAGGAATGCACCGATGATCGTCAGAGGCAAAGTAAGGGCTGAATCTTTTGCAACTACTTCAGTGCACATACGCATAGGAAAGGGAGTGGACAAGCTCCTGCAGCTCATCAGCGGAGAAGCCTGTCTCATCTTGGAGCACATGGTAGTGTGTTGGCCTTGTAGTCCCCTGGAATATACAACCAGAATGACTTGGattgtattccctccgtcccataatataagagcgttttttacactacactagggATATGATAAGATTGTATGTGTAGAAAAGCCTAGGAATTGCTCGTTTAATCCTATACAAAATTGTAAATAATGGTTCTGTGGTAGGTGTTTAGATTCCTATGAGATGCATTTGGTTTCGTATGAATGCTACAGTACCCCCAttaaaaagtactccctctgttccatattacttgtcgtggttttagttcaaatttgaactaaaaccacgacaagtaatatgaaacggagggagtacatacaaaTCAAACAACCTAACAATAGCCAAGGATTGCAATCCTCCACAAAAATTGGAAGATTAGAAAAAATATTTAGATAAAAGATGTAGGTTACCAGGGGGGGCATTAGTCACTTGATCAGGTCTCTGTCCATTCCGTAGGAAAAATCTCGTGTGATGATTCTTCTGTGCAACCATCACTGTGAACTTGGGGAACCAGTTGCCACTAAAGTGCTTGCCACCAAAAAACTTGCATGTCTGTATCAATTAGGTAGGCATTACTATCCAGGACTGGCTCATGAGGAATTGGATATCACTTATGTTTACCTCCATGATTTGAGCTAGCTCATCGTTCAGCACCTGATTGAATTGGCTCTCGCTAACACCATCCCTAACATAAGACAACAGAGTTTCCTTAGACAGAATCAGGGTGCCAAAGTAAACTTAGAGATGGCATCGAGTATTTAGAGTCAGTTTGTACTCTTAACATCAAGGGACAACACACAATTAATTCAGCAATTTCTACAGAAAAATTATGCTATTTAAATGCAGAAACCACTGTCAGTTAGCGTTTGCGCACACTTATCTCACGGAGGACTACTGACCTGAAAATGATAATTTGTTCCGGCTTCTGACCATTGTTGTTTTTGAGGAAGTCAACTACTGAATCCCTGAAATGTTATTGTCCCAGTGAGCAACAAATTAAAAGCATACGTATAATTAGGAAGCACTGTTATTAAAATTGTATAAATTGCACTTATATAAAATCTGAGCAGAAGAAACTCACTTAATGAGGACATGATCGTCATCTCCAACTGGCGTAAACAAGGTATCGATCATTTCCAGCCTGGATGACTGAGTGCACACAGAAGCTCTGTAGTTTGAAATGATTGGCCACTTCAATGAACTAACCACCTAGGCCAAAGCAACAAACACCCAGGTGGGTTAGCAAATTGTCGGTTGAAACTCTCTTCAGGACCATCAGCTGACACCTGAGTTTTTACTGCATGAAACTGAATACATAATAAGCAAAACTTGCTGCAGCAGCCGATGGCACGTCAGACCGTCCTGGTGAACCATGGGAAACATCCATACCAAAGATGATGATTCGAACCCTCGATACATGAGGAATAGCACAGGTTGTTTCATTTTTCAGCAATGAATTCAACCCGCCAAGCTGATTGGCAGCACAAAACAAAAGCAAAGCATCCAGTTGTTCAGCTAAAAGAAATCCAAATTATGTGGTACATTGAAGATGGCAATGCAGATCACACTGCAAACCTTGGCATTTATCTTTAGCAGCACATTTTGTGAGGTACTGATCTTTGACGTTGGCAGGAGGAACCAAGCATCGCGTCAAAATACCATACCGCGCAAGGCATCCGCGCTTCCATGGTCTGACAAGAAGAAAAAAGGCTTGGATGCCAGGTAGGCATAATGAAGCTTATTTGCAAGGCTGGGTTAAAAGAGCAAACCATATATGTCACAGTTCTTCCTCTTCTCGGGAAAAACGTACAGGAGAAACTCTGGTTTGTTTGGGAAGCGTCACGTTGCACTTAATTCTTTCTTGTTTGTAGGCAAGTGAAAGATGTGATTTTATGTTTACTTTGGACTATCTACTTTTATGCAGCCCCAACATCTTTAATCGCCGCCAACACTctttctaccccccccccccccccccaactttcGTCTAccctatcttatcaaccattgtacatgccctaagtaaacaaacaaacaaacaaacacacatCCAAGTGAGATGCAAGAAAAGGCTTGGCCAATGGACAACCAACCGAATAAGACATGTACAAGCTCTGAACATGCCACCTAGAACAATCCCATAGCAGCCTCCCAAGTAGGGATGGATTTTTGAAGTACTTTAGTCAGAAAACAGAAGGCAAAAAAAAGGAATATATCTAGCTCATCCTACCCTCTAGATTCAGCACAAGTGATGGTATCCATGCGAGACCACAAAACAAACAGAAAGAAAGTCAAACTCAGCAAGCAGAGAGATGGAAAGCAGCAAATTAGATGGTTCGATAGTAAAGGTTCTGAGGCACCAAGTGCGGCAACCAGCTTAGGAACACAACATCCCAGGAGTCCAACAGGCCATCACAGGCCACTACtacatactactagtactagataaCCAAGCGCATCGCCAAAAGTTGGAACGCGCAAGTGCGGCTGGCTGGCTGGCTCAGCAGAAGAACATGCTGCTGCGGACTTTCTCATGGAGGCGAGGCAGCTCCTGCACTGGAGCGCTGCCGGCAGAGGTGTGGCCACCTCCCTGGCTCGACGACGTCTCGGACATCTCATCAAACTTTATGAACTGCGCCACCTGAGCAGCCGCAAGATGTGCATAGCAGATTGGAGAAACTGCAAGGAAGCACAACAAGGTTGCAAAATCAGCACAGGGTTCACAAGACTAACAACAGTTGGAAGCTTTGCAGATGCAAAAACAAGAACAGAAGTGCAAAACTCACCAACTGATATGGCTGTCGTGCTCCTTTGATACACATATGAGAGCGAGTGCACAAGATCCTGCAGGTCATCCGCGGCAAAGTGTATCTCATCATGCAGGATATGGTAGTGCGTTGGCCTTGTAGTCCCCTGCAACACACAAATAAGATTAGCTTTATCAAGTCACGTCAACAAACTGGAAATTGTCATAATGGTATAAGCAACAAAAATACAACTGAATGACAGGCCTAACCAAAACTTGCAAGTCATTCAAGTAAGATTTGACATGCCCAGGATGCAAAAAAGAGCTGGATAAAGTAATGCATATGATCCAATACCAACTTACACAAATAAGATATTCAAATTGTCCGACTGACCAGAGTTTTTCATCATACTGTACTGTACTTATTATATGCTAAATGCATCAACCACAAAGTGATACTCTTACAAAATTTGGATGCTTGTTCATGACTTTCCCCCCTTGACGACCAAGCCGAAGACGACATTACTTGGAAGCACGCGAACGATGGGATCTACTCGGCGGCCACTGCGTACAAGGCTCTACGACATTACTTGGAAGCACGCGAACGATGGGATCTACTCGGCGGCCACTGCGTACAAGGCTCTGTTCCTTGGATTGACTCTCTCTCCCATGGACCGTATGGTTTGGAAGGCTTGGGCACCCCCTAAGGTTAAATTCTTTGCGTGGCTTGCCCTGCAAGACCGAATTTGAACCGCCAATCGTCTGGAGAAGCATGGTTGGGTCAATTGTGGTCTTTGTCCACTATGCAACAGAGAGCAAGAAACGGGGCCACACCCCTTCTTCAAGTGTCGTTACACTCTTAGGCTTTGGAGATCTATCATCAAGAAGCTTGGGCTACCTCACATCAACATTCCCGATTGGCATCTTGATGAATCCGTCAAGGAATGGTGGGTCAAGCGTACCGATGACCGAAACCCGAATTGGCATGCCATGTCCTCTCTCGTCATGCTCACCTCTTGGACCATTTGGAACGAGCGAAATGCTAGGGTATTTCAGCAAAAATTTGCGCCACCGCCTATTCTCCTCCAAACCATCATTGGTGAGGCAAAGTTATGGGTTACTGCCGGCGCCAAGAAGCTAGGGACTATCATTGTGTGTGAGTAATTGTCATGTCGCTTGTATGGGGTGTCCTGTAAAAATCTAAACTCTATTCTCTccttatttaatagatgaggcaaatcttatgcctccgtttcgaaaataCTCTTACAAAATTTTGAACACttcaaaaaaatattcacaaacaatCATGGTAAATCAGTGATGGTTCCAACAAGGTGCATAACTTGGGGTTCCAACAAGGTGCCATTAACAAAGGCGACAGGCAGGTCAGTATTAACTGATCAAGGGAACTACCAGTCGTATAAAACTTCCAATTTTTTGGTCTCTATTCAGTAGAAAATGGCATAAATCACAAACAACCAGCACTAGGGCAGACAATGAGAATACTGGCTACAGATGGttcaaaacttttagcctttgtgTGTGCTAGTATGAAACAGCATATATCACAAACAGAACAGCACTAGGGCAAAACATTTAACAAGCAAATATGATGCACCAGAGAGAATACTTACAATCATTCCAGCATGAGCGCACATGTAGAAGTCATAATTCCTTGGATGGCAGACTGCATTATCTACAACAGTGCCTGTGGAATGGCAACATTCAAACGTTAGTATTATTATGGAACAATTTGACATTATCATGGGATAGAATACAGCAGACAAGTGGTGTATGTTACCCGGAGGGACATTGTCAGGAGATCCAGGTATGAAGAACTTGGTGTGGTGATTTTTCTGAGCAACAATCAGCGTGAACTTGGGGTTCCAGTTTTCATCCAAGAACTTGCAGGCCTGCACCAAATAGAATAAACACCAAGTCAGTTGTGCAATAGATGAATGAGATACTCATGTATAGTATAATATGAGCCCAACTAGAACCACATGAACAGTACCTCAATTATTTGATCCAATTCAATGTTCAGCACCTGATTAAACTGGCTCTCACTAACACCATCCCTGTAATGAAGAAGAGATCAacatttcctcaagaaaatcagGCAACCATGCGATACCACTGACATTTGCAAGTAGTTATTTAGGAAGGATGACAAACCTGAAGATGATGATCTGATCTGGTTTCCTTTTTCCAGAACTGGTGTAGAAGTCAATGAGACACTCCCTGAAACAGTTCGGAATAGCAACaggaaaagaaaacatcaagagaaCCACCATGGTACATTTGTATGGACGACTgaacaaaaaccaaaaaatatcTTACCGAACAAGGCCATCATCATCAGTTCCTTGTGGCTTGAACAATGAATCTATCATTTCAAGCTTTGGTGACTGCGAGCGCACTGAAGCCCTATATTTCGAGACAAGAGGCCATTCCCGAGAACCAACAACCTATAATCAAAATGGAAACAAACATCACATAATAGGTATCTTAGATTTGGGCATACTAGTTAGATTTGGAAGTACTCTAATGCAGAGGAAATTTAGTAGCATACTGCTGCAATGGACGGTATATCAGACTGTCCAGGGGATCCATGGGACACATCCATTCCCAAGATGAGAGTTGGGACCTTTGATACAAGAGGTATACTTGGGGACATTTCAATTTGTAGCAGTGAGTTCATTCCACCAAGCTGATTAGAAAAACCATCAGTACAAAGAAGACGATAATGTAAGCACTGTTTCAATAAGAATTAGATGTGGAGGGCACAAACTTTTGCGTTGATCTTGAGCAGAACATTTGTCAGATATTGGTCATTGACCCTTGTTGGGGCCACACATTGAGTGACAATCCCAAAGTCAGCAAGGCATTTTCGCTTCCATGGAcctataaaagaaaaagaaaaagatgatACAGATGATTGTACTAAACTTATTGAAGAGATACAGATGATTGTCCTAAACTTATTGAAGGGATACAATTAAGAATTTCTAGAACCAACCATAAACATCTGAGTTCTTCCTCTCAGCAAGAATACACAAGAGAAACTTGGGAGCCCCAGGAAGCTTAGACTTCACTTGCTCAAACATATCCTCAACCCTTTTTGGAGCAGGTGCACGTCTCATTGAACCATTCTCTTCAATTACAATATGAGGTTTTTCTACTGTCTGCAAATTTAAAAAAGAGTGAGTACAAAAACATTTCAGGAAATGTGTAGTCAGGTTAATGGAAAACCTACAATGCCCTTCATGCCCCCacacttgatgaggtcattgacaAGGTTCATGGTGTTACACCTAGCCGAAAAGTTTACAACCGCCCATCTGTCCACCACACAAGCTCTAGCAAGCCTCTGCAGAAGCATAACTAGCAAAGTTATGGATGAAAACATGCAGGATAAAAGAGTAGGCACAGAATGCAGTCAAAAAAAGCAGACCTTGTTGTTGAAATTCCAACGTCCATTCCTTGTGAAAATATCTTCACCATTTCCAGCTTTGAGCTACATTACAGGATTCAATAAAGATGCATAAGGATTTCACAAGCACAGACGATGACTAAATAAGATATGGAGCAGTTGGTTGTGACTGACCTTGGGGGCCTGCAGTACCCTACCAGACACTTGGGTAAAGCCTTGAGCTATCGAAATTCCACATGCCTTCAGCATGGGTTCTGTATCATAGCTGCTGCGTTTCAGTACCTGCCAAATTGACATTGATGAAACAGTTGATAACAAACCTACAACTAGGTATTGAGACAGAATAAATAAGCCACTCACATCAGACAAAACTGACATCCTCTCTTGAGGCTTCTGCCTGGACTTCTCAACAAGAGATGATCTTTGTAGGGTACTCAAAGATTTGGTATACCTTTGCAAAGGCACCAGCTGGCAGAGCTGGCAAACATAGAAAGATTCATCAGGGAATTGCACAAATAAGGCACAACCAAGAATATAAATTACAGGAATAGTCAAATCAAACCT
Coding sequences within:
- the LOC123078167 gene encoding protein argonaute 4A isoform X4 — protein: MASVRPFLPSCPSLLCYKKRGPVPGLGHCPGECCSRRGEGRGRDEKGNGKESQALSCGGQRQGFLPCALDQFSGSAPRDHCWFAEMESHSDDLPPPPPLPPNAEPIKAESADDLPPPPPLPPIKPEEAKKISKPKRALIARPGFGKRGNPIQLVTNHFKVSLKTTDEFFHHYYVNLKYEDDRPVDGKGVGRKVIDKLAQTYPSELAHKDFAYDGEKSLFTIGALPQINNEFVVVLEDVSSGKTPANGSPGNDSPDKKRVKRPYQTKTFKVELSFAARIPMSAIAMALKGQESEHTQEAIRVIDIILRQHSSKQGCLLVRQSFFHNNPSNFVDLGGGVMGCRGFHSSFRATQSGLSLNIDVSTTMIVKPGPVVDFLLANQKVDHPNKIDWAKAKRALKNLRIKTSPANTEYKIVGLSERNCYEQMFSLKQRNGGNGDPEAIEISVYDYFVKNRGIELRYSGDFPCINVGKPRRPTYFPIELCQLVPLQRYTKSLSTLQRSSLVEKSRQKPQERMSVLSDVLKRSSYDTEPMLKACGISIAQGFTQVSGRVLQAPKLKAGNGEDIFTRNGRWNFNNKRLARACVVDRWAVVNFSARCNTMNLVNDLIKCGGMKGITVEKPHIVIEENGSMRRAPAPKRVEDMFEQVKSKLPGAPKFLLCILAERKNSDVYGPWKRKCLADFGIVTQCVAPTRVNDQYLTNVLLKINAKLGGMNSLLQIEMSPSIPLVSKVPTLILGMDVSHGSPGQSDIPSIAAVVGSREWPLVSKYRASVRSQSPKLEMIDSLFKPQGTDDDGLVRECLIDFYTSSGKRKPDQIIIFRDGVSESQFNQVLNIELDQIIEACKFLDENWNPKFTLIVAQKNHHTKFFIPGSPDNVPPGTVVDNAVCHPRNYDFYMCAHAGMIGTTRPTHYHILHDEIHFAADDLQDLVHSLSYVYQRSTTAISVVSPICYAHLAAAQVAQFIKFDEMSETSSSQGGGHTSAGSAPVQELPRLHEKVRSSMFFC
- the LOC123078167 gene encoding protein argonaute 4A isoform X2 translates to MASVRPFLPSCPSLLCYKKRGPVPGLGHCPGECCSRRGEGRGRDEKGNGKESQALSCGGQRQGFLPCALDQFSGSAPRDHCWFAEMESHSDDLPPPPPLPPNAEPIKAESADDLPPPPPLPPIKPEEAKKISKPKRALIARPGFGKRGNPIQLVTNHFKVSLKTTDEFFHHYYVCLYPCLLYCMPLSSFTFIVVEFLVLPSNVIPPLFNWMQVNLKYEDDRPVDGKGVGRKVIDKLAQTYPSELAHKDFAYDGEKSLFTIGALPQINNEFVVVLEDVSSGKTPANGSPGNDSPDKKRVKRPYQTKTFKVELSFAARIPMSAIAMALKGQESEHTQEAIRVIDIILRQHSSKQGCLLVRQSFFHNNPSNFVDLGGGVMGCRGFHSSFRATQSGLSLNIDVSTTMIVKPGPVVDFLLANQKVDHPNKIDWAKAKRALKNLRIKTSPANTEYKIVGLSERNCYEQMFSLKQRNGGNGDPEAIEISVYDYFVKNRGIELRYSGDFPCINVGKPRRPTYFPIELCQLVPLQRYTKSLSTLQRSSLVEKSRQKPQERMSVLSDVLKRSSYDTEPMLKACGISIAQGFTQVSGRVLQAPKLKAGNGEDIFTRNGRWNFNNKRLARACVVDRWAVVNFSARCNTMNLVNDLIKCGGMKGITVEKPHIVIEENGSMRRAPAPKRVEDMFEQVKSKLPGAPKFLLCILAERKNSDVYGPWKRKCLADFGIVTQCVAPTRVNDQYLTNVLLKINAKLGGMNSLLQIEMSPSIPLVSKVPTLILGMDVSHGSPGQSDIPSIAAVVGSREWPLVSKYRASVRSQSPKLEMIDSLFKPQGTDDDGLVRECLIDFYTSSGKRKPDQIIIFRDGVSESQFNQVLNIELDQIIEACKFLDENWNPKFTLIVAQKNHHTKFFIPGSPDNVPPGTVVDNAVCHPRNYDFYMCAHAGMIGTTRPTHYHILHDEIHFAADDLQDLVHSLSYVYQRSTTAISVVSPICYAHLAAAQVAQFIKFDEMSETSSSQGGGHTSAGSAPVQELPRLHEKVRSSMFFC
- the LOC123078167 gene encoding protein argonaute 4A isoform X3, which codes for MASVRPFLPSCPSLLCYKKRGPVPGLGHCPGECCSRRGEGRGRDEKGNGKESQALSCGGQRQGFLPCALADQFSGSAPRDHCWFAEMESHSDDLPPPPPLPPNAEPIKAESADDLPPPPPLPPIKPEEAKKISKPKRALIARPGFGKRGNPIQLVTNHFKVSLKTTDEFFHHYYVNLKYEDDRPVDGKGVGRKVIDKLAQTYPSELAHKDFAYDGEKSLFTIGALPQINNEFVVVLEDVSSGKTPANGSPGNDSPDKKRVKRPYQTKTFKVELSFAARIPMSAIAMALKGQESEHTQEAIRVIDIILRQHSSKQGCLLVRQSFFHNNPSNFVDLGGGVMGCRGFHSSFRATQSGLSLNIDVSTTMIVKPGPVVDFLLANQKVDHPNKIDWAKAKRALKNLRIKTSPANTEYKIVGLSERNCYEQMFSLKQRNGGNGDPEAIEISVYDYFVKNRGIELRYSGDFPCINVGKPRRPTYFPIELCQLVPLQRYTKSLSTLQRSSLVEKSRQKPQERMSVLSDVLKRSSYDTEPMLKACGISIAQGFTQVSGRVLQAPKLKAGNGEDIFTRNGRWNFNNKRLARACVVDRWAVVNFSARCNTMNLVNDLIKCGGMKGITVEKPHIVIEENGSMRRAPAPKRVEDMFEQVKSKLPGAPKFLLCILAERKNSDVYGPWKRKCLADFGIVTQCVAPTRVNDQYLTNVLLKINAKLGGMNSLLQIEMSPSIPLVSKVPTLILGMDVSHGSPGQSDIPSIAAVVGSREWPLVSKYRASVRSQSPKLEMIDSLFKPQGTDDDGLVRECLIDFYTSSGKRKPDQIIIFRDGVSESQFNQVLNIELDQIIEACKFLDENWNPKFTLIVAQKNHHTKFFIPGSPDNVPPGTVVDNAVCHPRNYDFYMCAHAGMIGTTRPTHYHILHDEIHFAADDLQDLVHSLSYVYQRSTTAISVVSPICYAHLAAAQVAQFIKFDEMSETSSSQGGGHTSAGSAPVQELPRLHEKVRSSMFFC